A segment of the Anopheles cruzii chromosome 2, idAnoCruzAS_RS32_06, whole genome shotgun sequence genome:
CTGCCCTGCAACACTTGCTCACTTACGGCGTCGTACAGAATTCGCTCGCTACAGACTACAAACTCGTGGGACGCCAGCAGGTCAGCATACTGCTGCTCTACAGTAGGTGTGTTATCTCAGCTAATGGAAAACTGTGCTTACATTGCAGACAAAGAACACAACGAGCCCAGGAAATTTACTATACGCCAAAATTGTACGCCTGTCTCGCTGGGACCCGTGTGGCACTCAAGGATATTCTCACTGTGGAGCTGAACTGGGATATCCCGCTGTTTGGGACGAAGAAAGGCTCTTTaatgaacggaacggaattacAATTCACATGATCGGCACGCGAAAAACAACCGAAGAGGAATGAATTTCAACCACAAATGGTGTGGCATTCTAGTCTAGTCTAGATTGGATTTCGGAAAGCGTAGTTAAATGGTAGCAGATTCAGCAATCGGAATTTTATTGTACATTATTGTAAATGACTGTATAAAATCAATATAGACATAATATTGAATGTAATAAATCGGATGCAATGTTgaaaatcaaccaaacaaCATGTGAAATGTATTTGGTGTGCaatgaatgtttcaatttaaGACTATAAAAAGGTTGCCCAAGACCACAAGACCACTAAGATTGAACGAAGACCAGACTTTAAGACCAAATATAAGATGATAGATTGATGTGCATTCTCtgtaaattattattttcgcaTTACAGATGGACagaacaatcaaaacaatcttttGCTGCCGAACAACACAAACAGCATAAAGTACGAGCGGTATATCGTGTACGGCGTCATCCTACTGTTTGTCGCAGCAGCTTTGGTCATTTCGTTCTACTTTCTCTACAAGTCGCTTCCTGACCGCGAAGCGCCCAATGATGAAGGGACGATTTTTGGTAACAATTATGTTTCTTACACTAGTAAGTAGCAAGCCCACTTAATCATTACGTTGCACGGAACAAAGGATTAAAATTTCTATCCGACTAGTCCCAAATCTGGGCAATGGACACATGCTCATTGACCGGTACAACTGGGGAGCACAGCAAGGAGTGCAGGGGAAGTACGAGCTGGTTCCCCCGATTCCCTACGTTTTGATCACACACATCGGAGTGCACTCGCGGCAGTGCATGAACGTGCACACGTGCTCCATCAAGATGAGAACGCTCCAAGATGCCGCTATCGCCGAAAAGAGCCTTCAAGACATACAAAGTAATTTTTACGTACGTTGTTCTGAACCCCGCAGCACATAGAAGAGTATCCTAATATCCGTGAATGTGTTCGACACAGCTTGGTGGAGACGGTAATGTCTACGTTGGACGTGGCTGGAATAGGGCGAATGCGTACGCCAACAAGTCACTGGCGGTTTGCTTCATGGGCGATTATGGTCGCTACGAGCCAAATGAAGATCAGTTTTCAGCTCTAGAACATCTTCTTACATATGGAGAAACGCACAGTCTGTTGACACAAGACTTTCGGCTAGTTGCTCATAGTCAGGTCGGAACATAGCGTTGCCTTTGGTTTGTAtagaaaaatatatatatatatttatatcCATTGGTCTCACGTTTACAGACACGTATCACTCGCAGTCCAGGTATCAAACTATAcgaaaaaataatcaaacttCCACGATGGAATCCTTGTGGAACCCCAGGATATGAACATTGCGGCCTAGAGATCGGTCTGCCAAAAGTTTGGGACCAAGAGTATGCTAAACCCGAGGTTTCCGTTACCAGCAAGGGTACGGTCGAGATAAGTAGTAACAGCTTGCAAGACAACACGACCGAAATGGAAAGTGCAACAATTCGACAGACGACTGAGAATGCGACAAAAGTACTATGAACACATTATCAGATTCATAGTTTAGACAAGCCAATCAAACTACTATGGTAAGCTAAATTTATCTTATTAACACCTATCAGTAACTAAAAGTGACATTCTACCGGCAATACCTAGCTATACGGCCGTATAGGATCATCATTAGGATTTTTGTGCAGCCGGCCGCGGCTTATTTCATCAAAACGCTATCAACATGTCAATACAGCAGGCCCAGACGCGACGCCCAGGGACGGGAATCGTGTAAAAATGTGCAACGGCTAAAAGCAAACTACGCAAACGTTTAGATCTGTCGAATTGAACCACAGCTCTTATTTATTCTGCAGCCGCTGCTCATGCCAAACGGAGCACAATTCTTATCGGTCGAACAGCGAACAC
Coding sequences within it:
- the LOC128278882 gene encoding peptidoglycan-recognition protein LA-like; translated protein: MVADSAIGILLYIIVNDYGQNNQNNLLLPNNTNSIKYERYIVYGVILLFVAAALVISFYFLYKSLPDREAPNDEGTIFGNNYVSYTIPNLGNGHMLIDRYNWGAQQGVQGKYELVPPIPYVLITHIGVHSRQCMNVHTCSIKMRTLQDAAIAEKSLQDIQSNFYLGGDGNVYVGRGWNRANAYANKSLAVCFMGDYGRYEPNEDQFSALEHLLTYGETHSLLTQDFRLVAHSQTRITRSPGIKLYEKIIKLPRWNPCGTPGYEHCGLEIGLPKVWDQEYAKPEVSVTSKGTVEISSNSLQDNTTEMESATIRQTTENATKVL